A region from the Myripristis murdjan chromosome 23, fMyrMur1.1, whole genome shotgun sequence genome encodes:
- the LOC115355271 gene encoding uncharacterized protein LOC115355271, with product MMAAPVKLRIILGSNNAEKLTIESGMPKSVEDLSNEIKRQFDIEGDIRLQYMDRDFDNEFVNLNQISDIQDKSTVKIIRMSDALDLSQGNMNQSGEETSLSSSDTLILSSDSDTPRSQWPSEFQIPKFSYDVEMQLRSANQDFISNGVLLTPSHKLKSDILESLAQEIIKFKAYPSNLEMESVAEALIKAHPCLREQGSFSGFYGWKISLKYKMANYRTKLRNLGCPELSINSLKHKPADRCQPAYDVKKPRKAEVNFCPPYPAGETQDSLEGERLALLSEVKKRHNDKVVKEKMAKTFAYRRQEVVRDKPMIAEFKIRWPGLFTVAEVEAEFVRITTGPLLSKFHAQLDQHTARLIKVFKKKGGSAGTKISMILDPIAQNETVEKRRECILRALCIYLNEDPNNLFKEYLDTDGTAVQRELEQVTLGIYSIIVEGGDATTPPADVGIVIEGVEVLHDLGDVASACALLMGVIYALNLIYPKELKAFFEVLQKLFLQLDAGRLSTKVQMLKNKLYE from the exons ATGATGGCTGCACCAGTAAAATTGCGGATTATCCTTGGTTCCAACAATGCTGAAAAACTGACCATAGAATCAGGCATGCCAAAGTCTGTTGAGGATCTTTCAAATGAGATCAAACGTCAGTTTGATATAGAGGGGGACATTAGACTCCAGTACATGGACAGGGACTTTGACAATGAGTTtgttaaccttaaccaaattaGTGACATTCAAGACAAGAGTACAGTGAAAATCATCCGCATGTCAGATGCTCTAGACCTCAGCCAAGGCAACATGAACCAGAGTGGGGAAGAAACATCCTTGTCATCTTCTGACACATTAATACTCTCCTCTGATTCAGACACTCCTCGATCACAGTGGCCCTCAGAATTCCAAATCCCAAAGTTTTCATATGATGTGGAGATGCAACTTCGAAGTGCAAACCAGGACTTCATATCAAATGGAGTTCTTCTGACCCCCAGTCACAAACTGAAATCAGACATCTTGGAAAGTCTAGCTCAGGAAATCATCAAGTTCAAGGCATATCCCTCAAACTTGGAAATGGAATCTGTTGCTGAAGCTTTAATCAAAGCACATCCATGTTTGAGAGAACAAGGATCCTTCAGTGGTTTCTACGGCTGGAAAATAAGCCTTAAGTACAAGATGGCAAACTATAGGACAAAGCTTAGAAACTTGGGGTGCCCAGAACTGAGCATCAATTCCCTCAAGCACAAACCTGCAGATAGATGTCAGCCTGCCTACGATGTCAAAAAACCCAGGAAAGCAGAAGTaaatttttgtcctccatatcCTGCTGGAGAGACCCAGGACAGCCTTGAAGGTGAAAGATTGGCGTTGTTATCCGAGGTCAAGAAGAGACATAATGATAAAGTTGTCAAAGAAAAGATGGCCAAGACCTTCGCATACAGGCGGCAGGAGGTCGTTAGAGACAAGCCCATGATCGCGGAGTTCAAGATCAGATGGCCAGGACTGTTCACTGTGGCGGAG GTGGAAGCAGAATTTGTGAGGATCACTACTGGTCCCCTTTTGTCAAAGTTCCATGCACAGCTTGACCAACACACTGCCCGGCTCATCAAAGTGTTCAAGAAGAAAGGAGGCTCTGCAGGGACTAAAATCAGCATGATTTTGGACCCAATCGCACAG aaTGAAACTGTTGAAAAGAGAAGGGAGTGCATCCTCAGGGCACTTTGTATCTATCTGAATGAAGACCCGAACAACCTCTTCAAAGAATACCTG GATACTGATGGTACAGCTGTTCAGAGGGAGCTTGAGCAAGTTACCCTTGGCATCTACAGCATCATAGTCGAGGGAGGTGATGCCACCACTCCTCCAGCTGATGTTGGAATAGTGATTGAGGGTGTTGAAGTTCTGCATGACCTGGGAGACGTCGCCTCTGCATGTGCACTCTTAATGGGTGTAATATATGCACTGAACCTCATTTATCCTAAGGAACTGAAAGCCTTCTTTGAAGTACTTCAGAAGCTCTTCCTTCAACTGGATGCTGGCAGACTCTCAACCAAGGTACAGATGCTCAAGAACAAACTGTATGAATGA